In Corylus avellana chromosome ca2, CavTom2PMs-1.0, the following proteins share a genomic window:
- the LOC132173104 gene encoding protein FAR1-RELATED SEQUENCE 5-like isoform X1 — protein sequence MDSELGVDIHDGVLDSSTDIDLELGNDGTMIGSSVEDVSCLEQNDKMTHDSSREEVTVVEGDEPYVGQEFESEEAAHAFYSAYGSRVGFITRINYLSRSKLDGSIIGRTLVCNKEGYRKPYRCDNKNMKPRTPTRVGCKAMLSIRKLSTGKWVVTKFMKEHTHALTAGNTQNGLTSNQIPNENMRIQELTQQLLLERKRSASLRKIVDLLFNHIDEHTQDLSKSVQHIADRVREIEYGGKKPQNLRR from the exons A TGGATTCTGAACTTGGTGTGGACATTCATGATGGGGTCTTAGATAGTTCAACTGATATTGATCTCGAGCTTGGTAATGATGGCACAATGATCGGAAGTTCAGTTGAAGATGTGTCTTGTCTTGAACAAAACGATAAAATGACTCACGACTCTTCTAGAGAGGAGGTGACTGTAGTTGAAGGAGACGAACCATATGTGGGTCAGGAATTTGAGTCTGAAGAAGCAGCACATGCTTTTTACAGTGCATATGGCTCACGTGTCGGTTTTATAACTCGGATAAACTATCTATCTCGCTCTAAACTTGATGGGTCCATTATTGGTAGAACACTTGTTTGTAACAAAGAGGGTTACAGAAAGCCTTATAGGTGCgataacaaaaatatgaagcCACGGACTCCCACTAGGGTGGGTTGCAAGGCAATGCTTTCAATAAGGAAACTAAGTACTGGAAAATGGGTTGTCACAAAGTTCATGAAGGAGCACACTCATGCGTTGACTGCAGGGAATACTCAAAACGGATTGACTAGTAACCAAATTCCA AATGAAAACATGAGGATTCAAGAATTAACTCAACAGCTGCTCCTAGAGAGAAAGCGCTCTGCTTCACTTAGAAAAATTGTAGACCTTCTGTTTAATCACATTGACGAGCACACGCAAGATCTGTCAAAAAGCGTCCAGCACATAGCAGACAGGGTAAGGGAGATTGAATATGGAGggaaaaaacctcaaaacctTAGGCGGTAG
- the LOC132173104 gene encoding protein FAR1-RELATED SEQUENCE 5-like isoform X2, whose amino-acid sequence MDSELGVDIHDGVLDSSTDIDLELGNDGTMIGSSVEDVSCLEQNDKMTHDSSREEVTVVEGDEPYVGQEFESEEAAHAFYSAYGSRVGFITRINYLSRSKLDGSIIGRTLVCNKEGYRKPYRCDNKNMKPRTPTRVGCKAMLSIRKLSTGKWVVTKFMKEHTHALTAGNTQNGLTSNQIPVGSPVPGCVRFVEELHLLIKFKFCISLGSEFPPRIGPS is encoded by the exons A TGGATTCTGAACTTGGTGTGGACATTCATGATGGGGTCTTAGATAGTTCAACTGATATTGATCTCGAGCTTGGTAATGATGGCACAATGATCGGAAGTTCAGTTGAAGATGTGTCTTGTCTTGAACAAAACGATAAAATGACTCACGACTCTTCTAGAGAGGAGGTGACTGTAGTTGAAGGAGACGAACCATATGTGGGTCAGGAATTTGAGTCTGAAGAAGCAGCACATGCTTTTTACAGTGCATATGGCTCACGTGTCGGTTTTATAACTCGGATAAACTATCTATCTCGCTCTAAACTTGATGGGTCCATTATTGGTAGAACACTTGTTTGTAACAAAGAGGGTTACAGAAAGCCTTATAGGTGCgataacaaaaatatgaagcCACGGACTCCCACTAGGGTGGGTTGCAAGGCAATGCTTTCAATAAGGAAACTAAGTACTGGAAAATGGGTTGTCACAAAGTTCATGAAGGAGCACACTCATGCGTTGACTGCAGGGAATACTCAAAACGGATTGACTAGTAACCAAATTCCA GTAGGTAGTCCTGTTCCAGGCTGTGTGCGCTTTGTAGAAGAACTTCATCTTCTgataaagttcaaattttgtatTTCCCTTGGTTCTGAATTCCCCCCAAGAATTGGGCCTTCATAG